A section of the Nitrospirota bacterium genome encodes:
- the lptB gene encoding LPS export ABC transporter ATP-binding protein produces MHTLEARGISKFYGKRHVVKGIDFYVSTGEIVGLLGPNGAGKTTSFNMIVGLIKPDGGNIFLDSEDMTKLPMYKRSLMGVSYLPQEPSIFRKLSVEDNIRAVLEIRRLPREEIDTETRRLLREFNLAELSQKEGYKLSGGERRKTEIARAIAIKPRFLLFDEPFAGIDPLAIIELKKMFSYLKSRDLGILITDHNVRDTLSITDRAYIISNGEILREGSPDMIVSDLKVKEAFLGEEFRL; encoded by the coding sequence ATGCATACCCTGGAAGCAAGAGGGATTTCGAAATTTTATGGGAAGAGACATGTCGTAAAAGGGATTGACTTCTATGTCAGCACCGGCGAGATTGTGGGCCTTCTCGGCCCGAACGGAGCAGGAAAAACCACCTCCTTCAACATGATAGTCGGGCTGATCAAGCCTGACGGCGGAAATATTTTTCTCGACAGTGAAGACATGACGAAACTCCCGATGTACAAGAGATCTCTGATGGGGGTCAGCTACCTCCCTCAGGAGCCTTCCATATTCCGCAAGCTTTCTGTAGAGGACAATATCAGGGCGGTTCTCGAGATCAGGAGATTGCCGCGGGAAGAGATCGACACAGAAACCAGGAGACTGCTCAGGGAATTCAATCTTGCTGAACTGTCCCAGAAAGAAGGGTATAAGCTCTCGGGAGGTGAGCGGAGAAAGACAGAGATAGCGCGTGCGATTGCCATAAAGCCCAGATTCCTTCTGTTTGACGAACCGTTTGCAGGGATCGACCCCCTTGCGATAATAGAACTAAAAAAGATGTTCAGTTATCTGAAGAGCAGAGACCTCGGAATCCTGATTACAGACCATAATGTGAGGGACACCCTGTCCATTACCGACAGGGCTTACATAATCAGCAACGGAGAGATTCTCCGTGAGGGAAGTCCAGATATGATCGTCTCAGACCTGAAGGTCAAGGAAGCATTCCTCGGAGAGGAGTTCAGACTCTGA
- the rpoN gene encoding RNA polymerase factor sigma-54 produces MALENRLELRLAQKLILTPQLQQAIKLLQLPHLELSQFLNQELMENPLLEESADEISVKELSPEERDSIETEETIEDEGVPLEKLMSFAVDEYFEERSSDGRDMGYFNPGTVTPLEYDQFISKKPDLADHLLWQLRLSNISDEIRKVGEIIIGNLDENGYLKASLEEIAEAAEKNIGTAEKTLALIQGFDPPGIAARSIQECMLLQLRALNLQGSIVEKIVSSNMGELEKKRYAAIAQQHGLSLKDVMAAVKIIEGLEPKPGRNFSSAVTNYITPDVYLLRTEEGYQIILNDEGLPKLKISSYYRKLIQQNSAFPKEDKQFLIEKLRSATGLLKSLDQRNRTIYRVTEALLDLQGEFFRKGVQYLKPLTLKDVASVLSLHESTVSRVTSNKYLACEYGIFCFRFLFSSALHSGLGSVSSTSVKNNIKTIVSEENPHKPFSDQHISEMLKRSGIIIARRTVAKYREEMGIPPQAQRRKVDE; encoded by the coding sequence ATGGCGCTTGAAAACAGACTCGAACTGAGACTTGCCCAGAAACTGATACTTACTCCCCAGCTGCAGCAGGCAATAAAACTGCTCCAGTTGCCGCACCTTGAGCTTTCCCAGTTTTTGAACCAGGAGCTAATGGAAAACCCGCTTTTGGAGGAATCTGCAGACGAAATATCCGTCAAGGAACTCTCCCCGGAGGAGAGGGATTCCATCGAAACCGAAGAAACGATTGAGGACGAAGGGGTTCCCCTTGAAAAGCTCATGAGTTTTGCGGTGGATGAATATTTTGAGGAGAGAAGTTCTGACGGAAGAGACATGGGGTATTTCAACCCCGGGACAGTAACCCCGCTCGAATACGATCAGTTCATCTCCAAAAAGCCGGATCTTGCAGATCATCTCCTGTGGCAGCTGAGGCTTTCAAATATCTCTGACGAGATCAGAAAGGTCGGGGAGATTATCATCGGCAATCTGGATGAGAACGGATATCTTAAGGCCTCTCTTGAGGAGATTGCTGAGGCAGCAGAAAAGAATATCGGGACTGCGGAAAAAACTCTTGCCTTGATCCAGGGTTTTGACCCTCCCGGAATCGCAGCACGAAGCATTCAGGAATGCATGCTACTGCAGCTCAGGGCTTTGAATCTGCAGGGCAGTATTGTAGAGAAAATAGTCTCCAGCAATATGGGAGAGCTTGAGAAAAAGCGATATGCCGCAATTGCACAGCAACATGGACTCTCGCTGAAGGATGTTATGGCTGCGGTAAAGATCATCGAAGGTCTCGAACCCAAGCCGGGAAGAAATTTTTCCAGCGCGGTGACCAATTATATTACCCCTGATGTATATCTGTTGAGGACGGAAGAGGGATATCAGATTATTCTGAATGACGAGGGGCTTCCGAAGCTGAAGATCAGCAGCTATTACCGGAAACTTATCCAGCAGAACAGTGCCTTCCCGAAGGAGGACAAGCAATTCCTTATAGAGAAGCTGCGCTCTGCTACGGGGCTTCTCAAAAGCCTTGATCAGCGAAACAGGACTATCTACAGGGTGACCGAGGCACTGCTGGACCTGCAGGGAGAATTCTTCAGGAAAGGGGTGCAGTACCTGAAGCCGTTGACGCTTAAGGATGTTGCATCAGTACTGAGTCTGCATGAAAGTACCGTAAGCAGGGTCACATCAAACAAGTATCTCGCCTGCGAATACGGAATCTTCTGTTTCAGGTTTCTTTTCAGCAGCGCATTGCATAGCGGTCTGGGAAGCGTCTCATCGACATCTGTAAAAAACAATATCAAAACAATTGTGTCAGAAGAAAACCCGCACAAGCCTTTCAGCGATCAGCATATATCGGAAATGCTGAAAAGAAGTGGTATCATAATTGCAAGGAGAACAGTGGCCAAATACAGGGAGGAAATGGGAATTCCACCGCAGGCACAGCGCAGGAAAGTTGATGAATGA